The following are encoded together in the Juglans microcarpa x Juglans regia isolate MS1-56 chromosome 2D, Jm3101_v1.0, whole genome shotgun sequence genome:
- the LOC121250968 gene encoding uncharacterized protein LOC121250968, which yields MCLGEIFREGKRLMTQTTMEQATPTPVAYASQGKTKGRDLSTTQCYSCKGYGHLVANCSKKTCNYCKKQGHIIKDCPIRPPHRQTTAYSVVVEATSAASSILATSPHVPASTSQNSTPITPEMVQQMIISALSAFGILGSGDRKDDRKGS from the exons ATGTGTTTGGGAGAGATATTTCGAGAGGGGAAAAGATTGATGACTCAAACAACTATGGAACAAGCTACTCCAACTCCTGTGGCATATGCATCTCAAGGAAAAACCAAAGGGAGGGATTTGAGCACTACTCAATGCTATAGTTGCAAAGGTTATGGGCATCTTGTTGCAAATTGTTCTAAGAAAACATGCAACTATTGCAAGAAGCAAGGACATATTATTAAGGATTGTCCAATACGTCCTCCACATCGCCAAACAACTGCCTATTCAGTTGTTGTTGAGGCTACTAGTGCTGCCAGTTCTATCTTGGCCACTTCCCCTCATGTTCCAGCTTCCACTTCTCAAAATTCCACTCCTATTACACCAGAAATGGTCCAACAAATGATCATCTCAGCTCTTTCAGCTTTTGGTATTTTAG GATCAGGTGATCGGAAAGATGATCGCAAGGGGTCCTAA